A portion of the Methanococcus voltae genome contains these proteins:
- a CDS encoding glycosyltransferase family 2 protein, which produces MADKLIYLIIPAYNEEKMIKNVVNNLQNHNYDNIIIVDDGSKDNTYKLMKELEEESKQKGYNVIAIKHEKNKGVGGATITGLKKAYELGADVAVTFDADGQHAPEDIEKVVKPILDNSKEYVVGSRIKNPKEFKNMPLTKKVGNLGLSFITFLLGGYYVTDSQSGLRAFSKSALKVLSEQLRAKRYETCSEALIIAKRNKLNIGEVPIQTIYTEYSMARGTNVMIGFKIFYRLLVLKMGKVLD; this is translated from the coding sequence ATGGCTGATAAATTGATATATTTAATAATTCCCGCTTACAACGAAGAAAAAATGATTAAAAACGTTGTAAACAATTTACAAAATCATAACTACGATAATATAATAATCGTTGACGATGGTAGCAAAGATAACACCTACAAACTTATGAAAGAATTGGAAGAAGAAAGTAAGCAGAAGGGTTATAACGTAATTGCAATAAAGCACGAAAAGAATAAAGGAGTTGGCGGTGCTACAATTACAGGATTAAAAAAAGCTTACGAATTAGGTGCCGATGTAGCAGTTACCTTTGACGCAGACGGTCAGCACGCACCTGAAGATATCGAAAAAGTAGTAAAACCGATATTGGATAATTCAAAAGAGTATGTTGTAGGTAGCCGGATAAAAAATCCAAAAGAATTTAAAAATATGCCATTGACAAAAAAAGTTGGAAACCTCGGACTTAGTTTTATCACTTTTTTACTTGGTGGATATTATGTTACAGACAGCCAGAGCGGACTCCGTGCATTTTCTAAGAGTGCTTTAAAAGTACTCTCAGAGCAACTTAGGGCAAAACGATATGAAACATGTTCAGAAGCCCTTATTATTGCTAAAAGGAATAAGCTTAATATCGGAGAGGTGCCAATTCAAACAATTTACACAGAATACTCCATGGCGAGGGGCACTAATGTGATGATAGGTTTTAAAATTTTTTATAGGTTACTTGTGTTAAAAATGGGCAAAGTTTTGGATTAA